GAGTAGCTTAGCAATATAAACGTTGGTGGCATCAATGCCGAGGGGAATTCCTCGCTCCAGCCGATTATAAATTACCGAAGCAACCAGCGTGCGCTCACTATCTACTTTAGACTCGTTTTCAATGAGGCTGGCAATAGTAACAATTTCTTGCTTGGTTCTACCCATGTCTTTCGCCAGTTGCCCCCACTCTGGTTGCCAGACTTGCTTAAACTGCTGCACCATCTTTGCAATTACAGCTTTAGGGTGCGTATCGATTTCAAAGTCGTAGGTAGTAGGGTAGAGGTAGCCTTCCAGGTTGGTAGCCTGAGGAGCAAAATCTTGGATAAGGCTCGTGTCATTCATCATGGCTAAGACCTCCTCGGAGGTTAGCGCCGGTTCTACCGGAAATTGGGCAGCAATGCGTTCCGCCATCTCAAACCGCGACCACCCTTCGGGAATAGTAAGTGCTTTGGAACGTCTTTTTCCGTCCTCCAATGTAGCTAATACCTCTTTCGGGCTGATGGGTGAAGGAAAACGATAATCTCCGGCTTCCAATTGTAGATCGGTAGCAAACAATCGTAGATATAGTTTAGTAGCCAACGGTGCTTGTATGATTTGGTAGTCTTCCAATTCTTTCAGAATCCGATTGGAAGCCATTCCCCGCTCAATAGTGATATACTCGGAAGAATAATCGTGCGCTACTGGGGTATCTAAGGCACGCTGTAACCAAAAGTAGCCTCCCGCTAATCCCAAAATTACCAAGACTAAAAAGAGTAGTATAAAACGAGTCAATTTCATAATCGTTTTGGCGTAGATTTTAGCTTGCTCAAAGCTAAGAGATGCTATGGGCAAGTGCAAACTTACTTTTTGTAGTCTTCCGCAAGAGCACTGCCAATAGTTTTGAGGTAAGCTAAATAATTCCTACTACGCCAGGTTGTAATTCCTTTCTCCTTCTTTTAGTATGCTGTTTTTGTAAAGGTCTTTTAATGGAAAGCACAGATCAAAATCATTCCAATCCAGATTACCGCCTTTTATCTGATAGGTTTTGAATAGCTCTTCGTCCAAGTATTTCTTAATAGCCGGATGCATTGCTTGTTCTAAAAAAGGCTTAAAATCCACTAACTTTTGATGCCCATCGCTAAAGAATATACGGACAGCAAAGTCACCAATATAATTAGCTCTAACGATACTAAGGGTTTCGCGCTTTTGTACTTCAGAGTATTGCTCAGTAATCTTCATAAGTTATAATCTTTGCGTGACCTTCTCAAAATCTACCTCTCTATGATATACGAAATATTCAACCCATTTGTCTACAACAGCATCAGCATAATGCTCAATAAACTTCTTTAAGTGGTTTAACTCTTTGCCTTTTAGTGGTTTTCTTCCTCTTATATTAGTGATGACGATTTCTTCAACGATTCCATCCACTACAATAATTTCCGCCTTACTCTCAAACTCACCGGAACGAGCGTGCACGTGGATAGGCTCATGCTCGTTAGAGTAGAAGAAAATAATAATTCCCAAGTATTCGTATAGCTTTGGCATTCTTTGCTTCGGGTAGTCTATAAATTAGATTATTAACTCATCATCGTATTCATCAATAATTTGCCCAATTGATTTTAAACGAGAAATTTCTTCCAGTAGATTCATTTCTCTCAGTTTATAAATGATAGAAGTTTTGGTTACATTGAAAATGTATGCCAATCGTTCAATTATTTCAAAGAAAGTTCTTTGATTATCATATTGATCGTCTACATATAGTTTGCCCCTTCCTAGTCCTCTCTCATCCTGACAGCGCCAAAGCCATGCTAAAATACAGGCTCTAGGCAATACTAATGAAGAAGCAAATTGGTTTGCTTGCCACTCAATCCAGTTCTTCGGATTCTGTAAATCATATTTCCCAGTTCTGAAGTTCATTTTTGCATCTTCAAAATTCTCATAAGTTGTTTGTCCTATTTTAAGTTTACTATGTAATATATAATGACCAAATTCGTGAGCAAGAATAAATAATTCTCTTCCGGTACCAACTATTGAGTTGTTGATAGAAATCAGCTGTTTGTCTCTATTGAAGCTACCTAGTAGCTTTGAGCTAGAAGCTATTTCCGTTACTTTTATTTTGTATTGCGAGTCTAAGTACTTTTTTAGTTTGTTAGTGCTTAGAGTTCGGCCTTCCTCCATTATATAAGGATCAATTTTAGGAATTTCCCCCTCTGCTATTTTTGTAATTCTATCACGGCTCAATTTGTCTATATTGTATGAGACGTAATTGCTATTTTCTATTCTTCTAAATGCGCTAAGAATAACAGAGTCTACAAGCTTTTCAAGAGGAATACTATCTTTATTAATAATACTTTCCTCAAGTGAGGATTTTAAGATTGGAATCTTGGCTTCTATTTTATCAAGGCTAGATTTGTGTAAGATGATTTGATAGTTCTCAGATGACTCTCCCTGTACGAACATAATTCCTTCATTTTTGGCAATGTTGTATCCCCCTTCTTGTAAGGGTGCGTTGGTAATAAATATAGCTTTTACATTCAGACCACTGACTTGCTTAACTTTTGATTGAAACTCTTCTATATCATCAACTGGGATAGACTTTCCGTAATTCTTACATTCAATGAAATATGTGAATGAAGCTCTTTGTGAATTAGGAGGCCATACCTCAATGCTTAAATCAAAATATATATTCTTTTCACGGGATTTAGAGTAATATCCTTTTTCTTTTCGCCCGTAAATCCTTATGTATTCACGCAAATGAGGAATTTGAGATTCGTCAATCATACGCTCTACTATTTGCCTAGAACGATTCTCAAAATCGTCTCCTTTCTCTATTGTAGTTCTCTCTGACATCTTCAATTCATAGTAGTGTGACTGCTAATTATTTTATATTGATGTATAGTTAGCAACAGCTCACATTATATGATTCATATTAAGAGCAACTTACGAAATACTCAATCAATCTTCCTAAAGCTTCTCTAGGAAATAGCAACTGAACCATTTAATCAGAAGCGCAATCAGGCATTAGCCGAATTGTACGTCTGGCAGTAGGAGTTTATCCGGGTTGTCAAGATGGCACTCAAAAACGATCCTCAGCTACTGGAAGCTCTTGGTATAGTGGTGGTCAATTAACAATGTGCAGTGAACAGTTAACAATGTGCGACTAAATGCAACCCTCTGATTCTAGGAGAGTTTGCACATTGCACCCTGCTATCGGCTCCCGTATAGTTCGATTGCTTGTTGAATTTCTTCGTGATCGTTCTGTAGATCGTAGATGGTTTTTCCTTGCATCGCCCCCTCCCAAGCCAGTTGAATACTGCGGACTCCGGCAGCTAGCCCACCAGGATGACCGGTAATGCCTCCACCGCAGAGGTACATCAAATCTACGCTTTGAATGGCCTGGTACGTATCATGCGCCTGCTCGGCCCACTGCCCCGACGAGATTACGGGAGTCACCGGATAGCCTCCGCCCTGTGGATTTAGGCAAGCTTTGATAGAGCGAAGCACGGATTCGTCGGTTTCGCAGAATTTGTTGCGGATACCGTTGGTGTGAATATGATCGGCCCCAGCCAGCGAAAAAATCGTTTGGTAGACTGGAAACTCCAACCCAATGGCTTCGGAGCGAGCGTACAATCCCCAACCGTTACGATGCCCGTGAATGGGGAGTTGACTGTGCTGGCGCAGTTTGGCAATTCCGCTAACGCCAACCCAGTTGAGGCTCGCCATCACGCAGGTGCCTCCTTTTTGTAAAACGTAATCGTGGCGACGGAGCATATCGTCTATATCCCCGCTTAGGTTGAAGGCAAACATCGGCTTTTTACCATGCTGGTCGGCGTAACGATTGATTACGTCCATCACCGCATCTACCCGTTGTTCGAAGGGGGAGTGGGGCGAGTCGCCCATTAGTTCATCGTCTTTAATAAAATCTAGTCCCGCTTCAATCAGGGTTTTTACCTGCTGAGCCGTTTGTTCTGGGCTAAGTCCTACACTGGGTTTAATAATGGTTCCGATGATAGGACGATTATCAACACCAATCAGCTTGCGCGTGCCTAGCGTGCCAAATTGCGTACCGGGGTAAGCTTGCTGAAATGCTTCGGGTAAGGTAATATCCAGTAATTTGAGGGCAGAAAAAGGAGCAAGTTCAAACAGGTTACCCGCCACCGTCGCCATTAGGTTAGAAAGGTTGGTACCTACATTCTCTATTGGCCAGGAAAGCGTAATTTTAGCCTGTTGATAAGTAGGATTAGAAACACCTTTGGGTACTCTCGCGCCCAGCAAGGAAGGTTGAGCTGCTTCGCCCACCACTTCAATACTTTCAATGTGAGCCGCGTGCTTCTCCTTCAGCTCATCTGTCTCGCCCGGAGTCTTTACAAAAGTACCCGAAGACTGCTCCCCCGCCATAATCTCCGCCGCCCGCTCCAGTGGAAAAGCAGTTTCAATCAGGTAAGTAGCGTGAATTGGACGAGAAACGTTCATAGTGTTGTAGCGTTATGGTGTTATAGTACTTAGTGTTATAGAGCTTTAGGGTCAGATCTCAAAATTCAGGTTAACGTAACTCAGAACTTTTTAATACTCTAACACTATAACACCAAGCACTATAATACTACTTTAAGAGAATATCGGTTCTTCTAACGTAATGACCTGCTTCATTTTAGCGGAGCGGTAGCATTCGTAGACGAGTTGTAGCGTTCGGTAGTTATCGATAGCGGTGGTTTCGGGTTTAGTGCCGTTCTGTAGGGCAGTTAGAAAGTCTTGATTGATGTTTACCATACTAGAGTGGACTAGGGCGTAGTCGGGGTTAGCCCAATCGTACTTTTTAGGAGTAGCTACTTTGCGATAACTTCTTTCGCGGGTAGTAACCATAATGCGATAGTTATGATCTAGGCGAACGGAACCCTTACTGCCTTCAATCAGCAGTAAGGTGTGAGGAAAAGCTTCTTTTTCCAGTACCGAGGCGTAGGACATCTCCGCGTAGCAATGCACGCCACTGTGCATCTCCAGCAATACGTTGGCTACGTCTTCTCCGGAGATAGTTGGATTTACCCGCTGAGTGAGGCAACGCAGATTAGCCGCTTCGCCAAATAGAAAGCGAACCATATCTAAGGTATGTGAACCAACGTCAGCCAGAATAAACCGATCGAGCTCCGCTAGATTCGGTTGATTATCAAACACTGGAAAAGCCGAAGTAAAAGTGACCCGCCCCTTAAATGCCTGACCAATTTCGCCGGAGTCTAAGATTGCTTTCACTCGGCGGATGGGGGCTTGCCAGCGGAAATTCTCATGAACAAAAAGTGGAACCCCGGCTGCCCGATGAGCCATAATCATCTGCCGGGCGGTATCCATATCAGGCGCAAACGGTTTTTGACAGATAGCTGGCAGTTGATACCGGGCGGCTAGCTGGGTAAACTCAGCGTGAGTATCTATAGTTGTGATAATATCCACAAAATCCAACGACTCCTGCTCCAGCATGTTCTTGGCATCAGTGTAGTAGTTAGAGACACCAAACTTCTTGGCTGTCTGTTGGGCTCTCTCGTCGTCCTGGTCGCACACGGCTACTATTTTGGCTCCTTCCAGTTCCTGCCAAGCTGCAATCTGATACTGGGCCCAAAACCCGCAGCCAATCACTGCAAATGATAACTCCTGACTCATGGCTCAAATATAGTGATAGAATCCAAGAAGAAAGGGAAAAGCCGAGAAATGGAGGAGTAAAATATCCGATAATCGATAAGATATTTCTGTCTAGCGATTTAGAAAAGGCTGCATGTTTTCGGGAGTGATAGCAAAGGTGCCGGTATTGACGGAGTAAGGTACATTGGCAATGCCTATTGCCTGATCGTTTTTGGATAGCTGGTTGGTGCTATGTACCATATCGTAGAGGAACTGGGCTCCGTACCAAGTAAATAGCTCGCGTTTTTGGCAAACCAGTTGCTGAATAGCCCCTTCCTCCATCAAAGTCAACAGCTCGGGTTCGTAGTTAACGGTAGTCACTTTCACTTTACCTATTTTTCCGGCTTCCTTCACCGTTTGGGCGCAGCCAAAGCCACTCATGGGGGTGAAGGCGCAAAACGCTGATAAATCAGGGTTGGCACTCAGCACATCGGCAGCAATCTTCGCTGATACCTCAGCATTCGCCTGATCGTTGTACTTACCAATCAATTCAATATCGGGGTACTGCTTTACTACATCCATTAGGCCGCGGTAGCCGTTTTCCATGTTAGTCATGCCCAGAATACCGAGGTAAACGATCTTGCCCTCACCATCAATGAGCTTCACTACTTCCTCACCCATTAGTACGCCCATCTCATACCAGTCAGTGCCGAGGAAAGCATGTCGTTTGCTCTTAGGAATATCTGAATCGTAGACGACAGTAGGAATCCCGGCTTCTACGGCTTTATCAATTGCGGAAGCAATGGCTGGATCAGTGCCGTTAATTAATAAGCCGGTGGGCTTGGTGCCGATGACTTGCTCGATGACCGAGATTTGTGCTTGTATGTCCCATTCAGAAGGGCCGAGGATAGATGTTTTCACTCCCCGCTGCTGTCCCCATTTCTTAAACGCTGCTTGGTCGTGATTGACGTACATAGGATAATTAACAATGGTAGTAACCATCACGTACTCCTCGTCCGAATTGACTTCCACCGTCTGGCTAGCAGCTTGCTGTTCGCGGTACTTCGCACCCTTTTCAGGATCGCAAGCTAGCAGCAGGAGGTTTATCAGTAGAAAGCTGACGCAAGTTCTGAAATGAGAAAGATATCTACTACTGCTATTCATCAATCAATGAATTGATCTACATTTTCGGGGGTGATGGTGAGTAGTCCGGTATTGACGTGGTAGGGTACGTTGGTGATTCCGGCAGCTTGATCGTCACTCGAGAGCCGGTTGGTTTGGTGTACCATATCGAAGAGAAATTGGGCTCCATACCAGGTGAACAGTTCGCGCTTTTGTCCAACTAGTAAATCGATCACTCCTTCTTGTACCAGTTTTAGATGTTCGGGCTCCCAATCAACGGTGGTTACTTTAATTTTACCCATTTTTCCGGCTTCTTTAATGGCCAAACCGATGCCCGGACCACTGTTGGAATCAAAGCCGCAGACTCCAGCCAAATCGGGATTGGCACTAATCAAATCGGAGGTGATACGCGCTGCTTCTTCCACGTTGGCTTTGTCGTCGTACTTACCGATGAATTCAATATCGGGGTACTCCGCTAGCACATCCTGCAATCCTTGAAAACCGGCTTCCATGTTGGTCATGCCTAGAATACCCATACAGGCTACTTTACCCTTACCGTTGATCAGCTTTGCCATTGCTTCGCCCTGCAAACGTCCCATCTCGTACCAATCAGTACCTAAGAATGCGTGACGTTGGCTCTGGGGAATATCTGAATCGTAGACGACGGTAGGAATTCCGGCTTCCACGGCTTTATTGATGGCCGAAGCAATGGCTGGGTCGGTGCCGTTGATTAGCAAGCCAGTGGGACGCGTGCCAACTACCTGCTCAATGGTGGCTATTTGTGCTTGTACGTCCCACTCAGAGGGGCCGAGAATGGAAGTTTTTACGCCCCGTCGTTGTCCCCACTTCTTAAAGGCGGCCTGATCGTGGTTGACGTACAATGGCATATTTACGGCGGTGGTAACCATCACGTATTCTTCGTCTGAATTGACTTCTACGGCTTGGTTGGCAGCTTGTTGTTCACGGTACTTGGCACCTTTTTCGGGGTCGCAGGCAATCAGGGTGAGAAGAAGCAAGGAAAAGAAATAGATTTGATGATAACTGATTCGGTTAGAGTAGTTAGGCCGGCGATTTACAATCCCCCTAACCCCCTTCACCAAGGGGGTTAGGGGGATTAGACTACTCTTAGATTTTGTTAAATACTCTACTAAATCTAAATAATATCTCATGTTAGGCTTCTACTTGTTTGGGTGATGCTATCGAGGTAGCTTGTTGAACGTATTTTTTAGGAGTGGTTCCGGCTCGCTTTTTCAGTATGATATCAATGGCAACGGCGACAATTAGAATTAGGCCGAGAATAATTTCTTGCCAGTAGCCGGAGACTCGAGCGAGAATCATAATGTTGCTGACTAGCCCCATAAAAAGCGTACCGAGCAAAGCTCCAACGATTTTCCCTTGCCCGCCTAGCAAGCTAGCCCCGCCCAGAATTACGGCGGTGATTACTCGTAGTTCCATTCCGCGTCCAGAGGTAGCCAA
This region of Tunicatimonas pelagia genomic DNA includes:
- a CDS encoding substrate-binding domain-containing protein → MNSSSRYLSHFRTCVSFLLINLLLLACDPEKGAKYREQQAASQTVEVNSDEEYVMVTTIVNYPMYVNHDQAAFKKWGQQRGVKTSILGPSEWDIQAQISVIEQVIGTKPTGLLINGTDPAIASAIDKAVEAGIPTVVYDSDIPKSKRHAFLGTDWYEMGVLMGEEVVKLIDGEGKIVYLGILGMTNMENGYRGLMDVVKQYPDIELIGKYNDQANAEVSAKIAADVLSANPDLSAFCAFTPMSGFGCAQTVKEAGKIGKVKVTTVNYEPELLTLMEEGAIQQLVCQKRELFTWYGAQFLYDMVHSTNQLSKNDQAIGIANVPYSVNTGTFAITPENMQPFLNR
- a CDS encoding ribulose-bisphosphate carboxylase large subunit family protein, which translates into the protein MNVSRPIHATYLIETAFPLERAAEIMAGEQSSGTFVKTPGETDELKEKHAAHIESIEVVGEAAQPSLLGARVPKGVSNPTYQQAKITLSWPIENVGTNLSNLMATVAGNLFELAPFSALKLLDITLPEAFQQAYPGTQFGTLGTRKLIGVDNRPIIGTIIKPSVGLSPEQTAQQVKTLIEAGLDFIKDDELMGDSPHSPFEQRVDAVMDVINRYADQHGKKPMFAFNLSGDIDDMLRRHDYVLQKGGTCVMASLNWVGVSGIAKLRQHSQLPIHGHRNGWGLYARSEAIGLEFPVYQTIFSLAGADHIHTNGIRNKFCETDESVLRSIKACLNPQGGGYPVTPVISSGQWAEQAHDTYQAIQSVDLMYLCGGGITGHPGGLAAGVRSIQLAWEGAMQGKTIYDLQNDHEEIQQAIELYGSR
- a CDS encoding substrate-binding domain-containing protein; protein product: MRYYLDLVEYLTKSKSSLIPLTPLVKGVRGIVNRRPNYSNRISYHQIYFFSLLLLTLIACDPEKGAKYREQQAANQAVEVNSDEEYVMVTTAVNMPLYVNHDQAAFKKWGQRRGVKTSILGPSEWDVQAQIATIEQVVGTRPTGLLINGTDPAIASAINKAVEAGIPTVVYDSDIPQSQRHAFLGTDWYEMGRLQGEAMAKLINGKGKVACMGILGMTNMEAGFQGLQDVLAEYPDIEFIGKYDDKANVEEAARITSDLISANPDLAGVCGFDSNSGPGIGLAIKEAGKMGKIKVTTVDWEPEHLKLVQEGVIDLLVGQKRELFTWYGAQFLFDMVHQTNRLSSDDQAAGITNVPYHVNTGLLTITPENVDQFID
- a CDS encoding DUF4160 domain-containing protein, which translates into the protein MPKLYEYLGIIIFFYSNEHEPIHVHARSGEFESKAEIIVVDGIVEEIVITNIRGRKPLKGKELNHLKKFIEHYADAVVDKWVEYFVYHREVDFEKVTQRL
- a CDS encoding ImmA/IrrE family metallo-endopeptidase; translation: MSERTTIEKGDDFENRSRQIVERMIDESQIPHLREYIRIYGRKEKGYYSKSREKNIYFDLSIEVWPPNSQRASFTYFIECKNYGKSIPVDDIEEFQSKVKQVSGLNVKAIFITNAPLQEGGYNIAKNEGIMFVQGESSENYQIILHKSSLDKIEAKIPILKSSLEESIINKDSIPLEKLVDSVILSAFRRIENSNYVSYNIDKLSRDRITKIAEGEIPKIDPYIMEEGRTLSTNKLKKYLDSQYKIKVTEIASSSKLLGSFNRDKQLISINNSIVGTGRELFILAHEFGHYILHSKLKIGQTTYENFEDAKMNFRTGKYDLQNPKNWIEWQANQFASSLVLPRACILAWLWRCQDERGLGRGKLYVDDQYDNQRTFFEIIERLAYIFNVTKTSIIYKLREMNLLEEISRLKSIGQIIDEYDDELII
- a CDS encoding Gfo/Idh/MocA family protein; protein product: MSQELSFAVIGCGFWAQYQIAAWQELEGAKIVAVCDQDDERAQQTAKKFGVSNYYTDAKNMLEQESLDFVDIITTIDTHAEFTQLAARYQLPAICQKPFAPDMDTARQMIMAHRAAGVPLFVHENFRWQAPIRRVKAILDSGEIGQAFKGRVTFTSAFPVFDNQPNLAELDRFILADVGSHTLDMVRFLFGEAANLRCLTQRVNPTISGEDVANVLLEMHSGVHCYAEMSYASVLEKEAFPHTLLLIEGSKGSVRLDHNYRIMVTTRERSYRKVATPKKYDWANPDYALVHSSMVNINQDFLTALQNGTKPETTAIDNYRTLQLVYECYRSAKMKQVITLEEPIFS
- a CDS encoding DUF2442 domain-containing protein, which translates into the protein MKITEQYSEVQKRETLSIVRANYIGDFAVRIFFSDGHQKLVDFKPFLEQAMHPAIKKYLDEELFKTYQIKGGNLDWNDFDLCFPLKDLYKNSILKEGERNYNLA
- the mltG gene encoding endolytic transglycosylase MltG produces the protein MPIASLSFEQAKIYAKTIMKLTRFILLFLVLVILGLAGGYFWLQRALDTPVAHDYSSEYITIERGMASNRILKELEDYQIIQAPLATKLYLRLFATDLQLEAGDYRFPSPISPKEVLATLEDGKRRSKALTIPEGWSRFEMAERIAAQFPVEPALTSEEVLAMMNDTSLIQDFAPQATNLEGYLYPTTYDFEIDTHPKAVIAKMVQQFKQVWQPEWGQLAKDMGRTKQEIVTIASLIENESKVDSERTLVASVIYNRLERGIPLGIDATNVYIAKLLNRWDGIIHKSDVEVDHPYNTRRIQGLPPGPICSPSQSALEAALNPASSDYLYYVLNVEAGDGSHHFYADAAGFAKGKAAYQRWLSRQRGK